A window of Streptomyces sp. SAI-127 contains these coding sequences:
- a CDS encoding winged helix-turn-helix domain-containing protein yields the protein MLRGHGWSWQQPARRAIARADAAVELRKKDMRPRVKTQRRPAVPGWSLRTKPVSR from the coding sequence CTGCTGCGGGGCCACGGCTGGTCCTGGCAGCAACCGGCCCGCCGTGCGATCGCTCGTGCTGACGCGGCGGTAGAGCTGAGGAAGAAGGACATGCGGCCGCGGGTAAAAACACAGCGGCGGCCCGCGGTGCCTGGATGGTCTCTGAGGACGAAGCCGGTCAGTCGATGA